TAACCATTACTGTCGTTACACTCGTATCCTATACGGCAATGTCCGGTATGATCGGGGGCGGTGGTCTGGGGACGCTGGCTATCAACTACGGTTACTACCGTTATGAAACGGCTGTCATGATCGTTGCCGTCGTGCTCATGGTCGTACTGGTACAACTGCTGCAAATGGCAGGGGACCGTCTGGTACGGCATTATACTCGAAAATAGGGAAACCATATAGATATCCTTATTGATCAGGCATCTGAATCCTGAACATTACAAATTATTGGAGGGGTAATAACATGAAGAAATGGGTATTGGCCGTATTAAGCTTGACATTAATTGCGGTGCTGGCTGCTTGCGGCACGAAGAGCACGACATCCGATGCATCAAAAACGACTGGAAATACGGGCGGCGCACCACGCGAAGTTGAGCTGAAAGTGGGCGCTTCCCCTGTGCCACATGCGGAAATTTTGGAAGCGATCAAGCCTCAACTGGAAAAAGAGGGTATTCGTCTTCAAGTCGTTCAGTTCAACGATTATGTTCAACCCAACGTACAATTGTTCGACAAGCAGCTGGATGCTAACTTCTATCAACATGTACCTTACCTGAATGTAATGAACAAAGAGCGCAAAATGGATCTGGTATCTGTGGGTGCAGTTCATCTGGAGCCATTCGGTATCTACTCCCAAAAATATAAAAAGCTTGATGAAATTCCAGATGGCGCAACAGTAGCTATTCCGAACGATGCAACCAATGGAGGTCGTGCATTGCTGTTGTTAGCTAAGCAAGGTCTGATCAAGCTTAAAGACGAAAGCAACATCGAAGCTACAGTAAAAGATATTACTGAAAATAAGAAAAACCTGAAATTCAAAGAGCTGGAAGCGGCAATGCTGCCACGTCAGTTGCCTGAAGTGGACATTGCGTTGATCAATACGAACTATGCTCTGGAAGCGAAGCTGAACCCGACCAAGGATGCATTGGCCTTGGAAGATAAGGATTCCCCATATGCTAACGTGTTGGTCGCACGTCCTGATAATAAAGATTCCGAAGCCATTCAAAAGCTGATGAAAGCTTTGCAATCTCCGGAAGTTAAAAAATTCATTGAAGACAAATACCAAGGCGCAATTGTCCCGGCATTTTAAGTAGGGAACGAAAATGCGTTGACTGCAAACCCCGGATTCTCTTGAACAAGAGGACTGGGGTTTCTTTTTGCCTGGAGTTGTAGGCGAAGCCTAAATATTTTATACTTGGGGGTGACCGTTCTCTGTGAAGAGGAGGAAAACTGTTGAGAGACAAAGTCGCACTCATAACAGGCAGTGCCAAGGGATTAGGCAAAATGACCGCTCTGCGTCTGGCCGATGAAGGCTGTGATATTGCGCTGAATTATGTGCATAGCCAAGCTGAAGCCGAGGAGCTGAAGCGTGTCATCGAGTCTAAAGGAGTACGCTGCCTTTCTTTACAAGGAGATATCTCCATGCAAGAGGATATCACGAGGCTGATCGGCGAAGTCGAGGATCGGCTGGGCGGTGTAGATATTATGGTGAACAATGCCGGACCGTTCATCCGCGAGCGTCGTCTGTTTGCGGATTACAGCGTAGCCGAGATTCATACCATGATACAGGGGAATCTGGTTGGCACCATGCTGCTGGATCATCTGGTATTGCCTCATATGCGGAGCCAGCAATGGGGACGTATTATTCATTTTGGCTTTGGTCATGCTGGAGAAGCGAGGGCTTGGCCGCATCGCGCTGTCTATGCAGCCGCCAAGGTGGGGCTGGTGTCTTTTACGAAGTCACTGGCTGTGGAGGAAGCACCATATGGCATTACGGTGAATATGATTTGTCCCGGAGATATTCGAGGAGCGAATAAGGAAATGTCTATTGCCGACGTCATCGGCTTGCAGGATCAAGAGACACCACGTGGGCGTCCGGGAAGTGGGGAGGACATTGCGCGAGTGATCGCTTATTTGTGTGAGGAGCATTCGGATTTTATAACAGGCAATATTATGGATGTGTCGGGCGGGTTGGACCCAATTCGGCCCACCATTTAAGCGCTAGATTCCGGTAGACGCATCACATAAAAAGAGTCTTGAGCTTCATTACTGAAGCCAAGACTCTCATGATCATTATGCAACAAGCATTAGAATACTTGTACCACTTCTTGGACGCCTTCGACTTCTTCGAGAAGAGCGCGTTCAATCCCTGCTTTCAGCGTGATTGTGGAGCTTGGGCAACTACCGCAAGCGCCCATCAGCTTCAGCTTAACGATGCCGTCTTCAACGTCAACCAGCTCAACGTCGCCGCCATCGCGTTGCAGGAACGGACGGAGCTTATCCAGTACATCTGCTACTTCATCATACATTTGAACGCTTTGTGCTTCGCTCATTAGACTTCAACTCCTTTCCTATACCTTATCATTATATTACAAAGCGGGCCAAATTAAAATGCCCGCCATCCAAAGCAGGTGAAAAAATGTTAAGACCTATCATCGAATTTTGCACCAGCAATATGCATTTTGGCACCGATGAAATTATGTCCAGGCTGGAGCAAAATCCGGATTATGATGTAATCGAATACGGCTGTCTTAGCAATTGTGGTCAGTGCAACGCCGAGCCCTATGCGATGGTCAACGGTGAGATTGTTTCTGCGGATTCAGCAGAGCTGCTGTATGAAGTGATTATAAGCAAGATCAAGGAAGCTGAGGCATGGGATCAGCTTGATTTGGATTGAGAAACACAAGAAGAAGACCTGCTCTGGAAAGCGGGTCTTCTTGTGTTTTATATAGCCAATCGCTCAGCCAAAATGGCGTTTGGACTTCCAGAGCACACCGCTTTTAAGCAGGCGAGGTACTCGTCCACGCAACGAGGTGCTGCCCATAAAGCCATAGCCGAAGCCCGCTTTCTTGCCCAGTGCGCCTAATGTGCCGCGCAGCTTCAGAGGATGGGGGTGAGGCGTTTGGCCCTTCCACAGGTCGCGTACAATGTGTGCGATCTGCTCCCCTTGCACCTCTGCCGCCTGGGCGCTTGGCGAATAAGGAAGACTGGCACAGTCCCCGACCACGTACACCTCGGGGTGATCCGGTATTTGATAATATTCGTTGAGCACGATGCGGCCCTGAGGGTCTTTAGGAACAGCCAAATCCTGCACCATTTTTACCGGTTGAATCCCGGCTGTCCATACCACCGCATCCGTTACAATCTGCTCGTTATGATTGTAGATAGCGCCCGGTTCAATACGGCAAACCGCAGCATGATTCAGTACATGAACCTGATGCTCCTTGAACCAGGCATGTACATAGGCAGACAAACGTTGCGGAAATGCCGACAGTACCCGCTCGCCCCGATCCATAATGGTAATATTTAAATCCGAACGACTTTCACGCAGCTCCGCAGCAATTTCAACACCACTCAGACCGCCGCCTACAATATGAACGTGCCCATAAGGCTTGATTTCATTCAAGCGCAGATACGTTTGACGGGTATGGTTAAAAGACTGGATCGTGCAGCTATACTCTTCAGCCCCCGGCGTATTGTGAAAACGGTCCGTGCAGCCTAGCGCAATCACAAGCTGATCATAGAGCAAAGGCTCGCCATCCTGAAAATGGACGATTTTATTCTCCAGATCCATCGAGGTGACTTCTCCGTATTTGCGGATCAGGCGTTGCTCATTGGGAAAATGCACCCGCAAATCAAAATCAGATACCGTCCCTGCTGCGAGAGCGTAGTATTCTGTTTTCAAGCCTTGAAAGGGCATCCGGTCCACTAAAATAACTTGAACATCGTCGGGAATATGTTTGTCCAGCAATTCTTTGGCAATGGTAAGGCCGCCGTAGCCGCCCCCCAGAATAACGAAATTTTTCATCAAAAATCCGCCGTCCTTTCGCTGCCGTGTCCCCGGCAAATGGTCTGGAGCCTGGTTTATAATACCCGGAGTCCGGTCTGCTGTGGCAGGCAGGCCGGAGTATTCCGAGGCAACTTGTCGCTGCATAGTGTGAGTAATGGGGAAAAAATGCTCGCGGGAAATCTGAATCCGAAATAAATTTGTTTCGTTGAGTTTGTTAAATTCGTCGAGAGACTCGATTAGTCGAAAACTTCGATTTCGTTATAGAAGGTGTCCCGTTCTACCGGGATACGTCCTGCACCTTTAACTAGCCAAATCAGCTCTTTACGGGTCAAACCGGCTGGAGTTAAAGCACCTGCGGCATGGCTAATCTGCTCGCGCACAATCGTGCCATGGACGTCCGAGGCGCCGAACGTAAGCGCGACCTGCGTCAATTGCGGGCCAATATTAATGAAGTAAGCCTTGACATGCTTGATATTGTCCAGCATCAGGCGGCTGATCGCAATCGTTTTGAGATCCTCATAAGCGGAATTGCGGCGCATAATGCTGGCATTTTTGCTTTTTGGCTGCATGGACAGTGGAATGAATACCATAAATCCGTTCGTTTCATCCTGCAATTCACGAATTTGCAGCATATGTTCAATACGATCCTGGTACGATTCGACCGAACCGTACAGCATGGTCGTATGAGTTTTCATGCCGAGATTGTGAGCCGTGCGATGTACTTCAAGATAGCGATCCACATTGGCCTTGGAAACACGCATTTTCTTGCGATATTCGTCGGACAAAATCTCTGCGCCACCGCCTGTCAGAGTTTGAAGTCCAGCCTTTTGCAGCTCCTGAAGCACTTCTTTGATGCTCAAGCCGCTAATGCGTGTAAAAAAGTCAATTTCTGCTGCAGTATAGGCTTTCAGTGTAACGTTGGGATACTTTTCATTCAGCGCCTTCAATGAGTCTACATAGTATTGGAAAGGCACATGATTATTATGACCGCCAACAATATGGAATTCTCTTACCCCAGGATGGATATGCTGCTCAACATAATCAATCATTTCCTGTCCCGACAATGTATAAGAGCCGTCCTCCCCCTGGTCCTTGCGGAAGTTACAGAACGCGCAGCGCGCTTCGCATACATTAGTGAAGTACAGGCTCATATTTTCGATAAAATAAACCTTTTTTCCATTTTTACGTAAATTAGCTTCGTTAGCCAACTGACCCAGTGTGAGAATATCGTCAGTTTCATATAAATATATACCGTCTTCAAGGCTCAAACGAATACCGTTCTGAACCTTTTCTACAATCTCCGCCATTCTGCGGTCTGTAAAAGGTGTAACTAATGTGGACATGCCCATTCCTCCTTCAAGTTGCTCTGTGCGAGGCTTTCCGCTATGATCTGCGGTCCAAGCGCTTGATGCACACAGGATGTCCCGTTCCGTCGGTGCGAACCCGGCAGCGCGGATGTAGAATATGTGAAAAATATTACAATGCCAGGCTACAACAATGACGGATGTCTTAAAACAACGCCATTTAATTGACAATTTTCCGACAGTTTCTTTTACACACTCTTCATCTATTATAAACCTCACCACACAGGTGATCAATACAAATGAGTGTAAAATCAGGTCTTTTACCCCGTAAGGCATGGACATTCCATGACTTGAGCACGTGCCAATAGTGGAGTATACTGAAGGGGAACATGAAGTAAAAGAGGAGGATGGAGCCATGATTAACATTACCGATTCCGCTGCTGAACGCTTGAAGGAAATGCTGGAGCAGCAGGAAACGCCGAATATGTTTTTGCGTCTGGGTGTTACGCCGGGCGGTTGTACCGGATTTTCGTACGCCATGGGTTTTGACGACAATGAGACAGATCAGGATATATATATGAACGTACAGGATATGAAAGTCGTAGTGGAGAAAGAAAGCATCCGCTATCTGGACGGTCTGGAAATCGACTTTGAAGAGTCTGGCATGTCAGGCGGCTTCACGATTCATAACCCGAATGCCGTAGCTACATGCGGCTGTGGTTCAAGCTTCCGTACGCGTGATGATGCAGGGAAGCCAAGCGAAGAGCCTTGTTAATATATGAGTAAAAGTAACAATCCAATCCTTTTGAAACTATGTGTAATACCAAACATAGTTTCAAAAGGATTTTTATTTTGTTAAATTTGCAGTCCATATATGATAGTGAGATGACGCCCATGCTGGGCGTACGAACAAAAAGCCAGAGAGAATTTTTCTCTCTGGCTCTCGCGGGATATGTCTGAGGGTTTAAACTTGACTCGACAACCGCCTCTTCGTTTTTGAATAAAATATGTCCGCCCTTATGCGCTGCCCAATTCTGTGCTGCCTTCCTCATCGGGCGGCACATCGCCGATCAGCTTCCACGGACCCCACTGTCCTGTCGTTCCCGGTTCCTGTCCACGGGTCCACCACAGAGCTTGCCACAATTGCCCGTTGTGCAGAACGATTTCACCTTCGGTATAAACCCTGATGGTATTCCAGACGAGGTACTTTCCGAAACGGTTGGGATCTCCCGGGAAACCCTTGTCGGGCGTGGTCGGTGCCGACGGGTTGATGCTGAGCT
This DNA window, taken from Paenibacillus kribbensis, encodes the following:
- a CDS encoding MetQ/NlpA family ABC transporter substrate-binding protein → MKKWVLAVLSLTLIAVLAACGTKSTTSDASKTTGNTGGAPREVELKVGASPVPHAEILEAIKPQLEKEGIRLQVVQFNDYVQPNVQLFDKQLDANFYQHVPYLNVMNKERKMDLVSVGAVHLEPFGIYSQKYKKLDEIPDGATVAIPNDATNGGRALLLLAKQGLIKLKDESNIEATVKDITENKKNLKFKELEAAMLPRQLPEVDIALINTNYALEAKLNPTKDALALEDKDSPYANVLVARPDNKDSEAIQKLMKALQSPEVKKFIEDKYQGAIVPAF
- a CDS encoding SDR family oxidoreductase — translated: MRDKVALITGSAKGLGKMTALRLADEGCDIALNYVHSQAEAEELKRVIESKGVRCLSLQGDISMQEDITRLIGEVEDRLGGVDIMVNNAGPFIRERRLFADYSVAEIHTMIQGNLVGTMLLDHLVLPHMRSQQWGRIIHFGFGHAGEARAWPHRAVYAAAKVGLVSFTKSLAVEEAPYGITVNMICPGDIRGANKEMSIADVIGLQDQETPRGRPGSGEDIARVIAYLCEEHSDFITGNIMDVSGGLDPIRPTI
- a CDS encoding NifU family protein — its product is MSEAQSVQMYDEVADVLDKLRPFLQRDGGDVELVDVEDGIVKLKLMGACGSCPSSTITLKAGIERALLEEVEGVQEVVQVF
- a CDS encoding YuzB family protein, giving the protein MLRPIIEFCTSNMHFGTDEIMSRLEQNPDYDVIEYGCLSNCGQCNAEPYAMVNGEIVSADSAELLYEVIISKIKEAEAWDQLDLD
- a CDS encoding NAD(P)/FAD-dependent oxidoreductase; this translates as MKNFVILGGGYGGLTIAKELLDKHIPDDVQVILVDRMPFQGLKTEYYALAAGTVSDFDLRVHFPNEQRLIRKYGEVTSMDLENKIVHFQDGEPLLYDQLVIALGCTDRFHNTPGAEEYSCTIQSFNHTRQTYLRLNEIKPYGHVHIVGGGLSGVEIAAELRESRSDLNITIMDRGERVLSAFPQRLSAYVHAWFKEHQVHVLNHAAVCRIEPGAIYNHNEQIVTDAVVWTAGIQPVKMVQDLAVPKDPQGRIVLNEYYQIPDHPEVYVVGDCASLPYSPSAQAAEVQGEQIAHIVRDLWKGQTPHPHPLKLRGTLGALGKKAGFGYGFMGSTSLRGRVPRLLKSGVLWKSKRHFG
- the mqnE gene encoding aminofutalosine synthase MqnE → MSTLVTPFTDRRMAEIVEKVQNGIRLSLEDGIYLYETDDILTLGQLANEANLRKNGKKVYFIENMSLYFTNVCEARCAFCNFRKDQGEDGSYTLSGQEMIDYVEQHIHPGVREFHIVGGHNNHVPFQYYVDSLKALNEKYPNVTLKAYTAAEIDFFTRISGLSIKEVLQELQKAGLQTLTGGGAEILSDEYRKKMRVSKANVDRYLEVHRTAHNLGMKTHTTMLYGSVESYQDRIEHMLQIRELQDETNGFMVFIPLSMQPKSKNASIMRRNSAYEDLKTIAISRLMLDNIKHVKAYFINIGPQLTQVALTFGASDVHGTIVREQISHAAGALTPAGLTRKELIWLVKGAGRIPVERDTFYNEIEVFD
- a CDS encoding HesB/IscA family protein — encoded protein: MINITDSAAERLKEMLEQQETPNMFLRLGVTPGGCTGFSYAMGFDDNETDQDIYMNVQDMKVVVEKESIRYLDGLEIDFEESGMSGGFTIHNPNAVATCGCGSSFRTRDDAGKPSEEPC